The Desulfuromonas versatilis genome has a segment encoding these proteins:
- the gltB gene encoding glutamate synthase large subunit, giving the protein MDFSDQFKDNCGFGLLANLKNRPSHQLLEDSIRALSRMIHRGAIAADGKTGDGSGLLCSMPVRFMRNVAAEQGVSLPEQFAVATLFLSDEPRQTEVFRECCERNDLQVLLVREVPLNTEALGEYALGMLPKIVQAFVVPAELIATRRFDALLYLTRKEAEHRLGEDRDFYIPTFSRKVISYKGLVMPTYIRQLFPDLQRDDFEVSFALFHQRFSTNTLPRWRLAQPFRTLAHNGEINSIRGNRFSALAKFAEADSPVFSREEMQRILPLLEEGTSDSGSLDNMLEFMLANGVDFFKAIRGLIPPPRHNVAHMPAKLRSFYEYTSAAFEPWDGPAAVSLTDGRYIGCVLDRNGLRPAKYVITTDDVLLITSEYGVLGTPPEKIRERGRLQSGQMIAADLEHGKIFYTQDIDRYLMNAQPYNEWLTGRTFYLPEFIERQFEEYPDYRYDDLPRRQRYHNITNETVEQVIKPMLRDGKEPTSSMGDDTPQAAFSEVQRCFSDFFRQKFAQVTNPPIDPYREKVVMSTTIGFGELGNPLIETPERACRLKNISPILSHEIFEALLSFGDPNRPRYEACYKHRSFSTGFASDLKASLERLGDQVVAAVREDGVRMLILDDRALGANTRLIPMAMAVGYLNQRLLKEKLRHLISMVAVTGEVVDAHGACVLLGYGAVAIYPWLLYASGLQALERKGGTHRDIRTGLKNIFEALTKGILKVMSKMGISTVSSYRNAALFDIIGLSRELVQTCFPASPALLPGLGFAEIEERIAAVHRKVYKKSYMMPVYPLEVGSLNRNNPGGEYHDFHANVILAMHKFAETRTREDYLKFRGLIEGRGQRFVRDFLDFASPSCAIPLDEVEPVASITRRFDSAAMSLGSISPEAHHALAEAMHILGGCSNSGEGGEAPARLKTIHNSKIKQIASGRFGVTPGYLRSAEEIQIKVAQGAKPGEGGQLPGEKVSPLIASLRFTVPGVTLISPPPHHDIYSIEDLAQLIFDLKQVNPDARVSVKLVSTEGVGTIAAGVAKCYADRIIISGSDGGTGAAPQTSIKFAGNPWELGLAEAHQSLKGNALRDLVQLQTDGGLKIGRDVVKAAILGAEFYGFGTPLLVMLGCKLLRVCHLNRCTVGVATQDQNLRAHYVGTVEKVVAYLRNVAEDVREILAELGFRSLEEVIGRVDLLGVLDSPKAASFDFSSVLRQVDGPDLYGRRNDPFDSNEFEKGILQEVYPVIKSPKEEIVVEREIQNINRSVGALVSGEVAKYYGDEGLPKDAITIKLKGVAGQSLGAFLVGGVSIQLDGVANDYVGKGMHDGRIIVSPRNYYDGVAAVGNTCLYGATGGKLFVAGTAGERFAVRNSGALAVVEGTGDHACEYMTGGTVVILGETGINFGAGMTGGAAFVYDRNKNFIDKLNGELVEARRIDVDDDNEGKLYLKQILTSYHTRTRSPKARHILDNYREELAYFWMVTPKHMKAPLNPKEGD; this is encoded by the coding sequence ATGGATTTTTCTGATCAATTCAAGGACAATTGCGGTTTCGGCCTGCTCGCCAACCTGAAGAACCGACCCTCTCACCAACTGCTCGAAGATTCCATCCGCGCCCTGAGCCGGATGATCCACCGCGGCGCCATCGCCGCCGACGGCAAGACCGGCGACGGCAGCGGCCTGCTCTGCTCGATGCCGGTGCGCTTCATGCGCAACGTGGCCGCCGAGCAGGGGGTGTCGCTGCCCGAGCAGTTTGCCGTGGCCACCCTGTTTCTCTCCGACGAGCCGCGCCAGACCGAGGTGTTCCGCGAATGCTGCGAGCGCAACGATCTGCAGGTGCTGCTGGTGCGCGAGGTGCCGCTGAACACCGAGGCGCTGGGCGAGTACGCGCTGGGGATGCTGCCGAAAATCGTCCAAGCCTTCGTGGTACCGGCCGAGTTGATCGCCACCCGGCGCTTCGACGCCCTGCTCTACCTGACCCGCAAGGAGGCCGAGCACCGGCTGGGCGAGGACCGGGATTTCTACATCCCCACCTTCTCGCGCAAGGTGATCAGCTACAAGGGGCTGGTGATGCCCACCTACATCCGCCAGCTCTTCCCCGACCTGCAGCGGGATGACTTCGAGGTCAGCTTCGCCCTGTTCCACCAGCGCTTCTCCACCAACACCCTGCCGCGCTGGCGGCTGGCCCAGCCGTTTCGCACCCTGGCCCACAACGGCGAGATCAACTCCATCCGCGGCAACCGCTTCAGCGCCCTGGCCAAGTTCGCCGAAGCCGACAGCCCGGTCTTCTCGCGGGAGGAGATGCAGCGGATCCTCCCCCTGCTCGAGGAGGGGACCAGCGACAGCGGCAGCCTTGACAACATGCTCGAGTTCATGCTGGCCAACGGCGTCGACTTCTTCAAGGCGATCCGCGGGCTGATCCCGCCGCCGCGCCACAACGTGGCCCACATGCCGGCCAAGCTGCGCTCCTTCTACGAGTACACCTCGGCCGCCTTCGAACCCTGGGACGGCCCGGCCGCGGTCAGCCTCACCGACGGACGCTACATCGGCTGCGTGCTCGACCGCAACGGCCTGCGCCCGGCCAAGTACGTCATCACCACCGACGACGTGCTGCTGATCACCAGCGAATACGGCGTGCTCGGCACTCCGCCGGAGAAGATCCGCGAGCGCGGCCGGCTACAGAGCGGGCAGATGATCGCCGCCGACCTGGAGCACGGCAAGATCTTCTACACCCAGGACATCGACCGCTACCTGATGAACGCCCAGCCCTACAACGAGTGGCTGACCGGGCGCACCTTCTACCTGCCCGAGTTCATCGAGCGCCAGTTCGAGGAATACCCCGACTACCGCTACGACGACCTGCCGCGGCGCCAGCGCTACCACAACATCACCAACGAAACCGTGGAGCAGGTGATCAAGCCGATGCTGCGCGACGGCAAGGAACCGACCAGTTCCATGGGCGATGACACCCCCCAGGCCGCCTTCTCCGAGGTGCAGCGCTGCTTCAGCGACTTTTTCCGCCAGAAGTTCGCCCAGGTCACCAACCCGCCCATCGACCCCTACCGGGAAAAGGTGGTCATGTCGACCACCATCGGTTTCGGCGAGCTGGGCAACCCGCTGATCGAAACCCCGGAGCGGGCCTGCCGTCTGAAGAACATCTCGCCGATCCTCTCCCATGAGATCTTCGAGGCGCTGCTCTCCTTCGGCGACCCCAACCGCCCGCGCTACGAGGCCTGCTACAAGCACCGCAGCTTTTCCACCGGCTTCGCCAGCGACCTCAAGGCCAGCCTCGAGCGGCTCGGCGACCAGGTGGTCGCCGCGGTGCGCGAGGATGGGGTGCGGATGCTCATCCTCGACGACCGGGCGCTTGGCGCCAACACCAGGCTGATCCCCATGGCCATGGCGGTGGGCTACCTCAACCAGCGCCTGCTCAAGGAGAAGCTGCGCCACCTGATCTCCATGGTGGCGGTCACCGGCGAGGTCGTCGACGCCCACGGCGCCTGCGTGCTGCTCGGCTACGGGGCGGTGGCCATCTACCCCTGGCTGCTCTACGCCAGCGGCCTGCAGGCCCTGGAGCGCAAGGGGGGCACCCACCGCGACATCCGCACCGGCCTGAAGAACATCTTCGAGGCGCTGACCAAGGGGATCCTCAAGGTCATGTCGAAGATGGGGATCAGCACCGTCTCCAGCTACCGCAACGCCGCCCTGTTCGACATCATCGGCCTCTCCCGCGAGCTGGTGCAGACCTGCTTCCCCGCCTCGCCGGCGCTGCTGCCCGGGCTGGGCTTCGCCGAGATCGAGGAGCGCATCGCGGCGGTGCACCGCAAGGTCTACAAAAAAAGCTACATGATGCCGGTCTACCCCCTGGAGGTCGGCAGCCTCAACCGCAACAACCCCGGCGGCGAGTACCACGACTTCCACGCCAACGTGATATTGGCCATGCACAAGTTCGCCGAGACCCGCACCCGCGAGGACTACCTGAAGTTCCGCGGCCTGATCGAAGGGCGCGGCCAGCGCTTCGTACGCGATTTCCTCGATTTCGCCAGCCCCAGCTGCGCCATCCCCCTCGATGAGGTCGAGCCGGTGGCCTCGATCACCCGGCGCTTCGACTCGGCGGCCATGTCCCTGGGCTCCATCTCCCCTGAAGCGCACCACGCCCTGGCCGAAGCGATGCACATCCTCGGCGGCTGCTCCAACAGCGGCGAGGGGGGCGAGGCGCCGGCTCGGCTCAAGACCATCCACAACAGCAAGATCAAGCAGATCGCCTCGGGGCGCTTCGGCGTCACCCCCGGCTACCTGCGCAGCGCCGAGGAGATCCAGATCAAGGTCGCCCAGGGGGCCAAGCCCGGCGAAGGCGGGCAACTGCCCGGCGAGAAGGTCTCGCCGCTGATCGCCTCGCTGCGTTTCACCGTGCCCGGCGTCACCCTGATCTCGCCGCCGCCGCACCACGACATCTACTCCATCGAGGACCTGGCCCAGCTGATCTTCGACCTCAAGCAGGTCAACCCCGACGCCCGGGTCAGCGTCAAGCTGGTCTCCACCGAAGGGGTCGGCACCATCGCCGCCGGGGTCGCCAAGTGCTACGCCGACCGCATCATCATCTCCGGCTCCGACGGCGGCACCGGGGCGGCGCCGCAGACCTCCATCAAGTTCGCCGGCAACCCCTGGGAGCTGGGGCTCGCCGAAGCCCACCAGAGCCTCAAGGGGAACGCGCTGCGCGACCTGGTGCAGCTGCAGACCGACGGCGGGCTCAAGATCGGCCGCGACGTGGTCAAGGCGGCCATCCTCGGCGCCGAGTTCTACGGCTTCGGCACCCCGCTGCTGGTCATGCTCGGCTGCAAGCTGCTGCGGGTCTGCCACCTCAACCGCTGCACCGTCGGCGTCGCCACCCAGGACCAGAACCTGCGCGCCCACTATGTGGGGACGGTGGAGAAGGTTGTCGCCTACCTGCGCAACGTCGCCGAGGACGTGCGCGAGATCCTCGCCGAGCTCGGCTTCCGCTCCCTCGAGGAGGTGATCGGCCGGGTCGATCTGCTGGGGGTCCTCGACTCGCCCAAGGCGGCGTCCTTCGATTTCTCTTCGGTGCTGCGCCAGGTGGACGGCCCCGACCTCTACGGCAGGCGCAACGACCCCTTCGACAGCAACGAGTTCGAAAAGGGGATTCTCCAGGAGGTCTACCCGGTCATCAAATCCCCCAAGGAGGAGATCGTCGTCGAGCGGGAGATCCAGAACATCAACCGCTCGGTGGGCGCGCTGGTCAGCGGCGAGGTCGCCAAGTACTACGGCGACGAGGGCCTGCCCAAGGACGCCATCACCATCAAGCTCAAGGGGGTTGCCGGCCAGTCCCTCGGGGCCTTTCTGGTCGGCGGAGTCAGCATCCAGCTTGACGGGGTGGCCAACGACTACGTCGGCAAGGGGATGCACGACGGGCGCATCATCGTCAGCCCGCGCAACTACTACGACGGCGTCGCCGCGGTAGGCAACACCTGCCTCTACGGCGCCACCGGCGGCAAGCTGTTCGTCGCCGGCACCGCCGGCGAGCGCTTCGCGGTGCGCAACTCCGGGGCCCTGGCGGTAGTCGAGGGGACCGGCGACCACGCCTGCGAATACATGACCGGCGGCACCGTGGTCATCCTCGGCGAAACCGGCATCAACTTCGGCGCCGGCATGACCGGCGGCGCGGCCTTCGTCTACGACCGCAACAAGAACTTCATCGACAAGCTCAACGGCGAACTGGTCGAGGCGCGGCGCATCGACGTCGACGACGACAACGAAGGCAAGCTCTACCTGAAGCAGATCCTCACCAGCTACCACACCCGCACCCGCAGCCCCAAGGCGCGACACATCCTCGACAACTACCGCGAGGAGCTGGCCTACTTCTGGATGGTGACGCCCAAGCACATGAAGGCGCCGCTGAACCCGAAGGAAGGGGATTGA
- a CDS encoding HD domain-containing phosphohydrolase: protein MGFIEAIFLMFHTRLPRIEHEECLFKGARSCRYVVSWENSPLYLCRIFRNLLALLLPVACLVGLLFDPALVLARLLPTSVIAWLGLSLICLVRERKELLEGREALFQSSERVLEQINSNYNTALMANEIGQAISRRKDLDNILEGVVQVLENRLAFDRGMVLLANQDKSRLILRSGFGYLKQYVQALDGEVFRLDPPQGQGVFASSFWEQKPYLVNDVEEIRDQLSSRSLNLVKKLGVRSFICCPIVCEGESVGILAVDNHRSNRPLILSDLSLLMGIAPIIGISLRNAFYQEEKSRQMRSTLTVLAASIDARDNLTAGHSMLVTEYAVGIARQMGLESDYCEMIRIAALLHDYGKLAVPDSILKKPGKLTAEEFEIVKTHAEKTREILDKIDFEGVNQRVPEIAGAHHEKLDGSGYPQGLKGEDIPLGARIIAVADFFEAITARRHYRDPMPLDEALALLRAETGSHFDPKVVEAFLRHLETAYQIDVRPRGATRAEAVEFQEGSAAPL from the coding sequence ATGGGGTTCATCGAGGCCATATTCCTGATGTTCCATACCCGGCTACCCAGAATCGAGCACGAGGAATGCCTGTTCAAGGGGGCCAGGTCATGCCGTTACGTTGTATCCTGGGAAAACTCGCCGCTTTACCTCTGCCGTATTTTCCGAAACCTGCTGGCCTTGCTGCTGCCAGTGGCCTGCCTGGTCGGATTGCTGTTCGATCCGGCGCTGGTGCTGGCAAGGCTGCTGCCGACATCGGTTATTGCCTGGCTGGGCCTGTCGCTTATTTGCCTGGTGCGGGAGCGCAAGGAATTGCTGGAAGGCCGCGAGGCCCTCTTCCAATCCAGTGAGAGGGTCCTGGAGCAGATCAACAGCAACTACAATACGGCCCTGATGGCCAACGAAATTGGCCAGGCCATCAGCAGGCGAAAGGATTTGGACAACATTCTCGAGGGTGTGGTGCAGGTCCTGGAAAACCGCCTGGCATTCGACCGGGGGATGGTGCTGCTGGCCAACCAGGACAAGTCCCGGTTGATACTGCGAAGCGGCTTCGGCTATCTGAAGCAGTACGTCCAGGCGCTGGACGGGGAAGTCTTTCGCCTCGACCCTCCGCAGGGCCAGGGCGTGTTTGCCTCCTCGTTCTGGGAGCAGAAACCGTACCTGGTCAACGATGTCGAGGAAATCAGGGATCAGCTTTCGTCGCGCAGCCTCAACCTGGTGAAGAAACTCGGGGTCAGATCCTTCATCTGCTGCCCCATCGTCTGCGAGGGGGAGTCCGTGGGGATCCTGGCGGTGGACAATCATCGCTCGAACCGCCCCCTCATCCTGAGTGATCTGAGCCTGCTGATGGGGATCGCGCCGATCATCGGCATCAGCCTGCGCAACGCCTTTTATCAGGAGGAGAAGTCACGTCAGATGAGGTCGACCCTCACGGTGCTGGCGGCCAGCATCGACGCCCGGGACAACCTGACGGCGGGACACTCGATGCTGGTTACCGAATATGCCGTGGGGATCGCCAGGCAAATGGGGTTGGAAAGCGATTATTGCGAAATGATCCGGATTGCCGCCCTGCTGCATGACTACGGTAAATTGGCCGTGCCCGACTCGATTCTGAAAAAGCCCGGAAAACTTACCGCCGAGGAGTTTGAAATCGTCAAGACCCATGCGGAAAAAACCCGGGAAATTCTCGACAAGATTGACTTCGAAGGGGTCAATCAACGGGTCCCGGAGATCGCCGGGGCCCACCACGAAAAACTGGACGGCAGCGGCTACCCCCAGGGCCTCAAGGGGGAGGACATCCCCCTTGGCGCTCGGATCATCGCGGTGGCCGATTTCTTCGAGGCGATAACCGCCAGACGCCATTACCGGGATCCCATGCCCTTGGATGAAGCCCTGGCCCTGTTGCGGGCCGAAACCGGGAGCCATTTCGACCCCAAGGTGGTCGAGGCCTTTTTACGGCATCTGGAGACCGCCTATCAAATCGATGTCCGCCCCCGCGGCGCGACTCGGGCCGAAGCGGTGGAGTTTCAGGAGGGAAGTGCCGCGCCTCTCTGA
- a CDS encoding alpha/beta hydrolase family protein yields the protein MATAEQVSIPVTGRESISGVLHRPAAAGRGARLRPTVIIAHGAGGDMNHEFIVAMAEGLAAAGFAALRFNFLYCEQGKKTPDNPGRLAAAWRAAFEFIRDHDKLGAGEIVVSGKSMGGRIGSQLVADGLLPADRLILFGYPLHPAGKPDQLRDAHLYRIKTPTLFIQGTRDSMCKLEKLEGVVKKMPKRPRLEIIDGGDHSFKVPKAQGRSPREVFAEILQRTADWLGG from the coding sequence ATGGCAACCGCGGAACAGGTCAGCATCCCCGTTACCGGCAGGGAGTCCATTTCGGGCGTACTGCACCGCCCGGCGGCAGCCGGGCGCGGCGCCAGGCTGCGCCCGACCGTCATCATCGCCCACGGTGCCGGCGGCGACATGAACCACGAGTTCATCGTCGCCATGGCCGAGGGGCTCGCCGCGGCGGGCTTCGCCGCGCTGCGCTTCAACTTTCTCTATTGCGAACAGGGGAAAAAGACCCCGGACAACCCGGGTCGGCTGGCCGCCGCCTGGCGTGCGGCCTTTGAATTCATCCGCGACCACGACAAACTCGGCGCCGGGGAGATCGTGGTCTCGGGCAAATCGATGGGCGGGCGGATCGGCTCGCAACTGGTCGCCGACGGCCTGCTGCCCGCCGACCGGCTGATCCTCTTCGGTTACCCGCTGCACCCCGCCGGCAAGCCCGACCAACTGCGCGACGCCCACCTCTACCGGATCAAAACGCCAACACTGTTCATCCAGGGGACGCGGGATTCGATGTGCAAGCTGGAGAAGCTCGAGGGGGTGGTGAAGAAAATGCCCAAACGGCCGCGGCTGGAGATCATCGATGGGGGCGACCACTCCTTCAAGGTCCCCAAGGCCCAGGGACGCTCGCCGCGCGAGGTTTTCGCCGAGATCCTGCAGCGTACAGCGGACTGGCTCGGCGGTTAA
- a CDS encoding ATP-binding protein — protein MKASSLFVKIFLWFWLAMTLIGAIGVVLALTTDPRKADIARHRERLARQSQEIIESYETGGVSALQEKTFELDRRGRSRSFLFKGVDGPLAGGRVPPRVMDLVLLAAQTEEIQVKYGKGGIWVAMPATGGYVYLTQATPPGPIERLLNPYRLTPRLVTAFVVTGLIAYLLARSLISPIGKLRRATQQFAAGDLATRVGPEIHRNDEIAELARDFDRMAERIGDLVGSQQRLLRDISHELRSPLARLNVALGLARQKAGEAATLSLDRIEREAERLNELIGQLLTLTLLESGAERPAHDPVDLAELAGEVAADADFEARSRNRAVRLSAPAPLVVEGSRELLRRAIENVVRNAVRYTAEGTTVEITVAGRDGSALVEVRDQGPGVAEAALEKLFHPFYRAEDARDRQSGGTGIGLAITERAVRLHGGSVRAANVPGGGLRIEIRLPLAAG, from the coding sequence ATGAAGGCCAGCAGCCTGTTCGTCAAAATTTTCCTCTGGTTCTGGTTGGCGATGACCCTGATCGGCGCCATCGGGGTGGTTCTCGCCCTGACCACCGACCCGCGCAAGGCGGACATCGCCCGCCACCGGGAGCGGCTCGCCAGGCAGAGTCAGGAGATCATCGAGAGCTACGAAACCGGCGGCGTTTCCGCCCTGCAGGAAAAGACCTTCGAGTTGGACCGCAGAGGGCGCTCGCGCAGCTTTCTCTTCAAGGGGGTTGATGGACCGTTGGCCGGCGGGCGGGTCCCCCCGCGGGTGATGGACCTGGTGCTGCTGGCGGCACAGACCGAAGAGATCCAGGTCAAGTACGGCAAGGGAGGCATCTGGGTAGCCATGCCGGCCACGGGCGGCTATGTCTACCTCACCCAGGCGACCCCGCCCGGTCCCATCGAACGGCTTCTCAACCCCTACCGGCTGACGCCGCGCCTGGTGACGGCATTCGTGGTCACCGGCCTGATCGCCTACCTGCTGGCCCGCTCGCTGATCTCCCCCATCGGCAAGCTGCGCCGCGCCACCCAGCAATTCGCCGCCGGCGACCTGGCCACCCGGGTGGGACCGGAGATCCACCGCAACGACGAAATCGCGGAGCTGGCCCGGGATTTCGACCGGATGGCGGAGCGCATCGGCGACCTGGTCGGCTCGCAGCAGCGGCTGCTGCGCGACATTTCCCACGAACTGCGCTCGCCGCTGGCGCGGCTCAACGTCGCTCTGGGCCTGGCCCGGCAGAAGGCGGGCGAGGCGGCCACGCTCTCTCTCGACCGCATCGAGCGCGAGGCCGAGAGGCTCAACGAACTGATCGGCCAACTGCTGACCCTGACCCTGCTCGAAAGCGGCGCCGAGCGCCCGGCGCACGACCCGGTGGATCTCGCCGAGCTGGCGGGCGAGGTGGCCGCCGATGCCGACTTCGAGGCCCGCAGCCGCAACCGCGCCGTCCGCCTGAGCGCCCCGGCGCCGCTGGTGGTCGAGGGCTCGCGGGAGCTGCTGCGCCGGGCCATCGAAAACGTGGTGCGCAACGCGGTGCGCTACACCGCCGAGGGCACCACGGTGGAAATCACCGTGGCCGGCCGCGACGGCTCGGCCCTGGTCGAGGTCCGCGACCAGGGGCCCGGGGTCGCCGAGGCGGCCCTGGAGAAGCTCTTTCACCCCTTCTATCGCGCCGAGGACGCCCGCGACCGGCAAAGCGGCGGTACCGGCATCGGTCTGGCCATCACCGAGCGGGCGGTGCGCCTGCACGGCGGCAGCGTTCGCGCCGCCAATGTCCCCGGCGGTGGGCTGCGGATCGAGATTCGGCTGCCGTTGGCGGCGGGATAG
- a CDS encoding response regulator transcription factor: MNRILVIDDDIELCELLSDYLTPEGFEVSAVHDGEAGAARALEDEPNLVVLDVMLPGMNGFEVLRKIRGRSNVAVIMLTARGDDVDRIVGLEMGADDYLPKPFNPRELVARIRAIQRRAESTPATAAEATHETLELGDLVVDKGTRTVKKNGRPVELTAVEFTLLAELLEHAGRIVTREDLSKKVLGRRLTPYDRSIDVHVSSLRKKLGHELAGTERIKTVRGVGYQYAQSAEGAISP, encoded by the coding sequence ATGAACCGCATTCTGGTCATCGACGACGACATCGAACTGTGCGAACTGCTCAGCGACTACCTCACCCCCGAGGGTTTCGAGGTGAGCGCGGTCCACGACGGCGAGGCGGGGGCCGCCAGGGCGCTGGAGGATGAACCCAACCTGGTGGTGCTCGATGTGATGCTGCCGGGGATGAACGGCTTCGAGGTGCTGCGCAAGATCCGCGGCCGCTCCAATGTCGCGGTGATCATGCTGACCGCCCGCGGCGACGACGTCGACCGCATCGTCGGCCTCGAGATGGGGGCCGACGACTACCTGCCCAAGCCCTTCAACCCCCGGGAGTTGGTGGCCCGCATCCGCGCCATCCAGCGCCGGGCGGAATCCACCCCGGCCACCGCGGCGGAGGCGACCCACGAAACCCTCGAGCTAGGCGACCTGGTGGTGGACAAGGGGACGCGCACGGTAAAAAAGAACGGCCGCCCGGTGGAGCTGACCGCAGTGGAGTTCACCCTGCTCGCCGAGCTGCTCGAACACGCCGGGCGCATAGTGACCCGCGAGGACCTCTCAAAAAAGGTTCTCGGCCGTCGCCTGACCCCCTATGACCGCAGCATCGATGTGCACGTGAGCAGCCTGCGCAAAAAGCTCGGCCACGAACTGGCCGGTACCGAACGAATCAAGACCGTGCGCGGGGTCGGTTACCAGTACGCCCAGTCCGCCGAGGGTGCGATATCCCCATGA
- the ygiD gene encoding 4,5-DOPA-extradiol-dioxygenase: MAKMPALFVGHGSPMNLVLENDYTRGLRQLGPRLPRPEAICVVSAHWLTRGTFVSCQPEPRQIYDFYGFPQELYEIRYRPQGHPGLAARAVELLRGVVPTAACDAGWGDDHAGWSVLHHLFPKADVPVFLVSIDMAAPAATHLALGRALAPLRDEGVLILGSGNIVHNLRLADLGDVDAPPEPLGLAFDAAMKQALLAGDLETLVNYQQLGETARYAVPTPDHYYPMLYPAAVRGQGEPLSFTCEIFQNRAVSMRAFLVGEH, encoded by the coding sequence ATGGCGAAAATGCCCGCTCTCTTCGTAGGCCATGGCTCCCCGATGAACCTGGTCCTCGAAAACGACTACACCCGCGGTCTGCGGCAGCTGGGTCCGCGCCTGCCCCGCCCCGAGGCCATCTGCGTGGTCTCGGCCCACTGGCTGACGCGCGGAACCTTCGTCTCCTGCCAGCCCGAGCCCAGGCAGATCTACGACTTCTACGGCTTCCCGCAGGAGTTGTACGAAATCCGCTACCGGCCGCAGGGGCATCCGGGGCTGGCCGCGCGGGCGGTCGAGCTGCTGCGGGGTGTCGTGCCGACAGCGGCCTGCGACGCCGGCTGGGGGGATGACCACGCCGGCTGGAGCGTGCTGCACCACCTGTTTCCCAAGGCCGATGTGCCGGTGTTCCTGGTCAGCATCGACATGGCGGCCCCGGCCGCTACCCACCTCGCGCTGGGGCGGGCCCTGGCGCCACTGCGCGACGAGGGGGTGCTGATCCTGGGCAGCGGCAATATCGTGCACAACCTGCGGCTGGCCGACCTGGGCGATGTGGACGCGCCTCCGGAGCCCCTTGGCCTAGCCTTCGACGCCGCCATGAAACAGGCGCTGCTCGCCGGCGACCTGGAGACGCTGGTCAATTACCAGCAACTGGGGGAGACGGCCCGCTATGCGGTGCCGACTCCGGACCATTATTACCCCATGCTCTATCCCGCCGCGGTCAGGGGGCAGGGTGAGCCGCTCAGCTTTACCTGCGAGATTTTCCAGAACCGCGCGGTGTCGATGCGGGCGTTTCTGGTCGGTGAACATTGA
- a CDS encoding cupredoxin domain-containing protein, with product MKKTSSFISLFVAVAVFACMNLAVAAGDLTGQDPVEVKVRLGDEKGALRFFPDQLEFETGRLYKLVLHNPSTMKHYFSSEGLSRAVFTRKAQVLGADGSTIAEIKGQIREIEVYPGGTAEWWFVPVKTGTLKDLNCSIAGHAEGGMTGTITIK from the coding sequence ATGAAGAAAACCTCGAGCTTCATTTCACTTTTTGTCGCAGTGGCGGTTTTCGCCTGTATGAACCTTGCCGTGGCGGCGGGGGATCTGACCGGTCAGGACCCGGTGGAGGTCAAGGTGCGGTTGGGAGACGAGAAGGGCGCCCTGCGGTTTTTCCCGGATCAGCTGGAGTTCGAGACCGGACGGCTGTACAAGTTGGTGCTGCACAACCCCAGCACCATGAAGCATTATTTCAGCTCCGAGGGGCTCTCCAGGGCGGTGTTCACCCGCAAGGCGCAGGTTCTGGGTGCCGACGGCAGCACCATCGCCGAAATCAAGGGGCAGATCCGCGAGATCGAAGTCTACCCCGGCGGCACCGCCGAGTGGTGGTTCGTGCCGGTCAAGACCGGGACCCTGAAGGATCTCAACTGCTCCATCGCCGGGCACGCCGAGGGGGGGATGACCGGGACGATCACCATCAAGTGA